From the genome of Candidatus Roizmanbacteria bacterium, one region includes:
- a CDS encoding histidine phosphatase family protein gives MKVYFVRHGQTFGNLSEVHQDHSDELNERGVRQAKTVAKRFESIDLDCILSSDFSRARATADEIAQIVGKEVEVTELLRERKRPSVLVGKRYDSEEVLSTVKEMETKKHLPDYHHSDEENHTEALERAQKLLRFLEQRREENIVVVTHATYMRFILTCIVFGKEATVQQFEKIYDAFRVHNTGITVCKFGEGMRGLYKKEDYWCVITWNDHAHLGELK, from the coding sequence ATGAAAGTATATTTTGTAAGACATGGCCAAACGTTCGGCAATTTATCTGAGGTGCATCAAGATCATTCTGATGAACTGAATGAGCGTGGTGTTCGACAGGCGAAAACAGTTGCGAAGCGTTTTGAGAGCATTGATCTTGACTGCATTCTTTCAAGTGATTTTTCTAGAGCTCGAGCAACGGCAGATGAGATTGCACAGATTGTTGGAAAGGAAGTCGAAGTCACCGAGCTTTTACGAGAGAGAAAAAGACCAAGTGTGTTAGTTGGCAAAAGATATGATTCCGAGGAGGTTTTGAGTACGGTAAAGGAGATGGAGACTAAAAAACATCTGCCAGATTATCATCACTCCGATGAGGAAAACCATACGGAAGCTCTTGAAAGAGCGCAAAAACTTCTTCGATTTTTAGAGCAACGCAGGGAAGAAAATATTGTAGTCGTTACTCATGCAACGTATATGCGATTTATCTTAACCTGCATTGTCTTCGGAAAAGAGGCGACAGTACAGCAATTTGAGAAGATATATGATGCGTTCAGAGTTCATAATACCGGTATCACGGTCTGTAAATTCGGAGAAGGTATGCGTGGTTTGTATAAAAAAGAAGATTATTGGTGTGTTATCACATGGAATGATCATGCCCATTTAGGTGAGTTGAAATAG
- a CDS encoding transketolase, whose protein sequence is MQSSQEIQELCKLVRRHILTSTTHAGSGHPTSSLSAVELITTLFFSGPYHYNIDEPHILNNDRFILSKGHASPLLYALYRVAGALTDDDLMKLRDHNSRLEGHPTPLFPYHDVETGSLGQGLSIGLGMALGINLRTKNLELRTNRKPIVFVLLGDSEVAEGQVWEAAELASHYKTSNLIAILDVNRLGQRGETMLGWDLQTYADRFKAFGWNVAIIEDGHNIDEIQKAYQQTLPDNQPTIFIAKTIKGKGVSFLENKEGWHGKPVPKDKLDEALKELGEVNYDLVGKINSPDLNDQISVVSDNLNTDSRELTTTQYSLGENIATRQAYGDALVELGKSDDNLVVLDAEMSNSTFSEKFKRVFPNRFFEMFIAEQNMVSVALGLSKIGFKPFISTFGSFLTRAFDQIRMSQYSYVNLTFCGSHVGVSMGQDGSSQMGLEDISMFRSVLNSTILYPSDANSAIQQLKLLHGQKGINYLRTTRATLPVLCTTEETKSMKIGGSKILRQSQNDKAVVFTAGITLHEALKAREALKNEGISIAIVDLYSIKPIDAETIKKFAHLPIIVVEDHYAAGGIGEAVLSSLASSKLQAKSFDHLCVHNIPHSGTPEENLHYQEIDASAIVKAVKALHSISHSI, encoded by the coding sequence ATGCAATCTTCACAAGAAATTCAGGAACTGTGTAAGTTGGTTCGTCGCCATATTCTAACCTCAACAACACACGCCGGATCCGGCCACCCTACTTCCTCACTTTCGGCTGTCGAACTTATAACAACGCTCTTTTTTTCAGGACCATACCATTACAACATCGACGAACCACATATATTAAACAATGACAGATTTATCCTTTCCAAAGGTCATGCATCGCCACTTCTTTACGCTCTGTATCGCGTTGCAGGCGCACTAACTGATGATGACCTAATGAAGTTGCGAGATCATAATTCTCGACTGGAAGGCCACCCAACGCCACTCTTCCCATATCACGATGTCGAGACAGGATCGCTTGGACAAGGTTTATCAATCGGTCTGGGAATGGCGTTAGGAATTAATTTAAGAACCAAGAACTTAGAACTCAGAACTAACAGAAAACCAATAGTTTTTGTTCTATTAGGTGATAGTGAAGTTGCAGAAGGTCAAGTCTGGGAAGCTGCGGAACTTGCATCGCATTATAAAACATCTAATTTGATCGCAATCCTCGACGTGAATCGTCTCGGTCAACGAGGAGAGACAATGCTTGGATGGGATCTACAAACGTATGCAGACCGTTTTAAAGCCTTTGGATGGAATGTCGCGATAATAGAAGACGGTCACAACATTGATGAAATACAAAAGGCTTACCAGCAAACCCTCCCTGACAATCAACCAACCATTTTCATAGCCAAAACAATAAAAGGAAAAGGTGTTTCGTTTCTCGAAAATAAAGAGGGCTGGCACGGGAAACCGGTTCCAAAGGATAAGCTAGATGAAGCGCTTAAAGAACTCGGAGAAGTTAATTATGATTTGGTTGGCAAAATTAATTCTCCAGATTTAAATGATCAAATATCAGTAGTCAGCGACAATCTGAACACAGACAGCCGAGAGCTAACAACCACGCAATATTCTCTAGGTGAGAATATCGCTACCCGTCAAGCCTATGGTGACGCTCTTGTTGAACTGGGAAAAAGCGATGATAACTTAGTCGTTCTTGATGCTGAAATGTCCAACTCAACATTTTCTGAAAAATTTAAGAGAGTTTTTCCCAACCGCTTCTTCGAGATGTTCATCGCTGAGCAAAATATGGTTTCCGTAGCGTTGGGGCTTTCGAAGATAGGATTTAAACCATTCATCTCAACCTTTGGATCGTTTCTTACGAGAGCCTTTGACCAAATTCGCATGAGTCAGTACTCATATGTTAATCTCACCTTCTGTGGATCGCATGTTGGAGTCTCAATGGGGCAGGATGGATCATCCCAAATGGGACTTGAAGATATTTCGATGTTTCGGAGCGTGTTAAATAGCACTATTTTATACCCATCAGATGCAAATTCAGCGATACAGCAGCTTAAATTACTTCATGGTCAAAAAGGAATTAATTACTTAAGAACGACTCGCGCAACTCTTCCGGTCTTATGCACCACAGAAGAGACAAAATCTATGAAAATTGGCGGGTCCAAAATTCTTCGTCAGAGCCAGAATGACAAGGCAGTAGTCTTCACCGCCGGTATTACATTGCATGAGGCGCTCAAGGCACGTGAAGCCCTAAAAAACGAGGGTATTTCGATAGCAATCGTAGACCTCTACTCTATCAAGCCGATTGATGCAGAAACAATAAAAAAATTCGCTCATTTACCGATAATAGTCGTTGAAGATCATTATGCAGCTGGAGGAATAGGCGAAGCAGTTCTTTCCTCACTCGCAAGTTCTAAGTTACAAGCTAAAAGTTTCGATCACCTCTGCGTTCACAATATTCCTCACAGCGGCACGCCTGAAGAAAATTTACATTATCAAGAAATAGATGCCTCTGCTATTGTTAAGGCAGTAAAAGCTTTACATTCTATATCCCATAGTATATAA
- a CDS encoding insulinase family protein → MKPVLTTLKNGLKVCLIDTNSFPSLTTILLVGAGSRYENAKNNGIAHFFEHMAFKGSKNFPDSFTISSTIEGLGGVFNAFTSKDHTGYWIKATNDHFETVLAVLSDMIMNSFLLEDEINREKGVIVEEINMYEDTPRWKSGDLFEELMYKGSSLGMDIAGTRDTVTNFNRKTFTDYMDELYHPNNAVLVVAGGFGKGKADYIKKIEERFGGWESKKVKGTYGVFKKIQTSPQILIHSKKTEQTHFCLGFHSYNIDDKRKYPLALLSTILGGGMSSRLFMQVRERRGLCYYISTGRTSYKDVGNFVTSAGVTNNLEKTKEAIRVTLEEHKKTTMGDITDVEIKRAKDLIKGRTILSMEDSQNVSLYFGLEMLLQNKSTTPEEMIETVQKVTKDEILSVAKDVFNRNNINLSLIGPFKEGDITAEDLQI, encoded by the coding sequence ATGAAGCCTGTACTTACAACCTTAAAGAACGGTTTAAAGGTCTGTCTCATAGACACGAACTCTTTTCCAAGTCTGACCACGATACTTCTCGTAGGCGCAGGCTCTAGGTATGAAAATGCAAAGAATAATGGCATTGCCCACTTCTTTGAGCATATGGCATTTAAGGGATCCAAGAACTTTCCGGATTCATTCACGATCTCTTCGACTATCGAGGGTTTAGGGGGAGTGTTTAACGCCTTCACCTCAAAAGACCATACCGGCTACTGGATTAAAGCAACGAACGATCATTTCGAGACAGTCTTAGCTGTGCTCTCAGATATGATCATGAACTCATTTCTTCTTGAGGATGAAATAAATCGAGAAAAAGGTGTAATTGTGGAGGAAATTAACATGTATGAAGATACTCCTAGGTGGAAGAGTGGAGATTTATTCGAAGAGCTTATGTATAAAGGGAGTTCTTTGGGGATGGACATAGCGGGCACAAGAGATACCGTAACCAACTTCAACAGGAAGACCTTTACCGACTACATGGATGAGCTTTATCACCCGAATAACGCTGTTTTGGTCGTGGCAGGGGGATTTGGAAAGGGCAAGGCAGACTACATTAAGAAAATTGAAGAGCGGTTCGGAGGTTGGGAAAGCAAGAAGGTTAAAGGCACATACGGAGTTTTTAAGAAGATTCAGACGAGCCCACAAATACTTATTCATTCTAAAAAAACCGAGCAAACTCATTTTTGTTTAGGCTTTCACAGCTACAATATCGATGATAAAAGGAAGTATCCACTAGCTCTTCTGTCAACAATTCTGGGTGGTGGAATGTCCTCTCGTCTTTTCATGCAGGTGCGAGAACGAAGAGGGCTGTGCTACTACATCTCAACCGGTCGTACAAGTTATAAGGATGTTGGAAATTTCGTAACCTCTGCGGGAGTGACGAATAATCTAGAAAAAACAAAGGAAGCAATTAGAGTTACTCTTGAGGAGCATAAAAAGACAACAATGGGAGATATTACGGACGTAGAAATTAAAAGAGCTAAAGACCTAATAAAGGGAAGAACCATACTGTCTATGGAGGACTCTCAGAACGTTTCATTATATTTTGGCTTGGAAATGCTTCTGCAAAATAAATCCACCACGCCTGAGGAGATGATAGAGACAGTACAGAAAGTGACCAAAGACGAGATTCTAAGCGTGGCTAAGGATGTGTTTAACCGAAACAATATTAACCTTTCGTTGATTGGTCCTTTTAAAGAGGGAGATATCACGGCTGAGGACCTCCAGATTTAA
- a CDS encoding arginase family protein: MTNLHFYNLRSRLGMMNLPHRMDEFNVGVEEGGDAILTEEFLSQFPQVVVDSFTFPLPEEIERKKYFDSIVEYSQKAIDLLEETLQDNETQVVIGGDHSVAFCSLVALLRRLHSHSIGYIQIDSHPDINTIATSPTGNFHGMWMRPFVGGFENELINQLVPHFLKPEQIFYIGNLDLDPEEQELIDHKKIQILSIKGLRNSDSQQRIKRFMDSFDHIHLDVDIDGFDSSVAPGTGIPAENGLLLKDVEPIFELFKNKESKSFDLVEVNPQKDQDGMTVSLAQKLIQDAFGS; this comes from the coding sequence ATGACCAATCTTCATTTCTACAATCTTCGCAGTCGTTTAGGAATGATGAATCTTCCTCATCGCATGGATGAGTTTAATGTGGGTGTGGAAGAGGGTGGCGACGCGATTTTGACCGAGGAGTTTCTTTCCCAATTTCCTCAGGTAGTAGTTGACTCTTTCACCTTCCCATTACCGGAAGAAATCGAGCGAAAAAAATACTTTGATTCGATCGTTGAGTACTCGCAAAAGGCGATAGACCTCCTTGAGGAAACATTGCAAGATAATGAAACTCAGGTGGTAATTGGGGGCGATCATAGCGTTGCTTTCTGCTCCTTAGTTGCGCTTCTACGTAGACTCCACTCGCACAGCATAGGATACATTCAGATCGACTCACACCCAGACATAAATACGATCGCGACTAGTCCAACCGGAAACTTTCACGGTATGTGGATGAGGCCCTTTGTTGGCGGCTTTGAGAACGAGCTCATTAATCAATTAGTACCACATTTTTTAAAACCAGAACAAATTTTCTATATCGGCAATCTCGATCTAGACCCTGAGGAGCAGGAGCTCATCGATCATAAAAAAATTCAGATACTCTCGATAAAAGGTTTGCGGAATAGTGACTCGCAACAGCGGATAAAAAGATTCATGGACTCATTTGATCACATACACCTTGATGTAGATATAGATGGTTTTGATAGTTCTGTAGCTCCAGGAACAGGAATTCCAGCAGAAAATGGGCTATTGCTCAAGGATGTCGAGCCGATTTTTGAGCTCTTTAAGAATAAAGAGAGTAAGTCATTTGATCTTGTTGAAGTAAATCCACAAAAAGATCAGGATGGAATGACGGTCAGTCTTGCTCAAAAATTGATTCAGGATGCATTTGGTTCTTGA
- a CDS encoding leucine--tRNA ligase, translating to MKKYIPSEIEKKWQEKWRKEKTFSPNLDTAKKPFYSLMMFPYPSAEGLHVGNMYAFTGSDIFSRLKRLQGFDVFEPMGLDGFGIHSENYAMKVNKHPMDLSKVSEERFYKQLESIGNAFDWERTVETYKPEYYRWTQWIFLQMFKQKLAYKKKAEVNWCPSCKTVLADEQVISGKCERCSSEVGKKMLEQWFFRITDYADRLLKNLDGLDWSEKVKTAQRNWIGKSEGMIIDFGGIEVFTTKPETIDGATFLVLAPEHEKVAKLTTQEQSTQVKEYIEMAKKRSEFERSNLKEKTGVFTGSYAENPVTKKQIPVWIADYVLVGYGTGAIMAVPDGDDRDREFAEKFKLPIESTSYEAKPEGVKRVNYHLRDWLISRQRYWGPPIPMIYCDSCGTVPVPEKDLPVVLPYVENFRPTGTGVSPLASNEEFYKVNCPTCGKEARRETDVSDTFLDSAWYFLRYLSTDETKQPWSSERLKNWMPVNTYIGGAEHSVLHLLYSRFLSMVFKDMGLISHFEEPFTQFRAHGLIISEGAKMSKSKGNVINPDDFIRDYGADTLRVYLMFLGPYDQGGDFREQAIVGPYNFLKRIWDLQKKVDGSTQEGLGNEDKLWLNKTLKKVVDDVLELKFNTAIATLMEWLNFLSKKEKIAVSEYKLLLILLAPFAPHITEEIWEILGEKLSIHFQMLPSVDENSMVQKYLRIPIQVNGKVRAVLQVSNSELEKDKIVKKALLEGSVTRHIEGKAYEIIYLEGKVLNFVLSS from the coding sequence ATGAAGAAGTATATTCCCAGCGAAATTGAAAAAAAGTGGCAGGAGAAGTGGCGTAAGGAAAAAACCTTTAGCCCTAATCTTGATACCGCAAAAAAGCCCTTCTACAGCCTCATGATGTTTCCTTACCCATCTGCAGAAGGTCTTCATGTGGGAAACATGTATGCATTTACTGGAAGCGATATCTTCTCTCGACTCAAGAGATTACAAGGTTTTGATGTATTTGAACCGATGGGGCTCGATGGTTTCGGGATTCATAGCGAGAACTATGCGATGAAGGTGAATAAACACCCTATGGATCTTTCTAAGGTCTCGGAGGAGAGATTTTATAAACAACTCGAATCCATTGGCAATGCATTTGATTGGGAACGAACGGTCGAAACCTATAAGCCTGAGTACTACAGGTGGACGCAGTGGATCTTCTTACAGATGTTTAAGCAAAAACTTGCGTACAAAAAAAAGGCTGAGGTAAATTGGTGTCCTTCCTGCAAAACGGTCTTAGCAGATGAGCAGGTGATTTCTGGGAAGTGTGAGCGGTGTTCGTCAGAGGTTGGCAAGAAGATGCTAGAGCAGTGGTTCTTTAGAATTACTGACTATGCGGACAGATTGCTTAAAAACCTTGACGGCCTAGATTGGTCTGAGAAAGTTAAGACGGCCCAACGTAACTGGATAGGAAAAAGTGAAGGAATGATTATTGATTTTGGAGGGATTGAGGTCTTTACTACAAAACCCGAGACTATTGATGGCGCAACGTTTTTAGTGCTAGCTCCTGAACATGAAAAAGTTGCAAAACTCACAACTCAAGAACAATCAACTCAGGTCAAGGAATACATTGAGATGGCCAAAAAACGCTCAGAGTTTGAGAGAAGCAATCTCAAGGAAAAGACAGGCGTATTTACAGGGTCGTATGCAGAGAATCCAGTGACAAAGAAACAGATTCCTGTCTGGATCGCTGACTATGTGCTGGTAGGATATGGTACTGGTGCAATCATGGCTGTTCCGGATGGTGATGATAGGGATAGGGAGTTTGCCGAAAAATTCAAGTTACCAATTGAGAGCACAAGTTACGAAGCTAAACCGGAGGGGGTAAAGAGAGTCAATTACCATCTCAGAGATTGGTTAATTTCTCGTCAGCGCTACTGGGGACCACCGATCCCAATGATCTACTGCGATTCGTGCGGAACTGTCCCCGTGCCTGAAAAGGATTTACCTGTTGTTTTGCCGTACGTTGAGAACTTTCGCCCTACGGGTACGGGCGTATCTCCTTTAGCATCTAACGAAGAGTTTTATAAGGTAAACTGCCCTACCTGTGGTAAAGAAGCTCGTCGAGAAACCGATGTTTCGGATACATTTTTAGATTCTGCTTGGTATTTCCTAAGGTACCTTTCCACAGATGAAACGAAGCAGCCATGGAGCTCAGAGCGACTCAAAAACTGGATGCCAGTAAATACCTATATCGGTGGAGCAGAGCACTCAGTTCTACACCTTTTATACAGCAGATTCCTCAGTATGGTATTTAAAGATATGGGATTGATATCTCATTTTGAAGAGCCATTCACCCAATTTAGAGCACACGGTTTGATTATTTCCGAAGGAGCCAAAATGAGTAAATCGAAAGGTAATGTGATCAATCCTGACGATTTTATTCGGGACTATGGCGCAGATACACTACGCGTCTACCTTATGTTTCTCGGCCCCTATGATCAGGGTGGAGATTTTCGTGAACAGGCAATAGTCGGTCCTTATAACTTCTTAAAGCGTATCTGGGATCTGCAGAAAAAAGTTGATGGCTCGACTCAGGAAGGGCTGGGGAATGAAGATAAACTATGGCTTAATAAAACATTGAAAAAGGTCGTGGATGACGTATTAGAGCTTAAATTTAATACCGCAATTGCAACTCTCATGGAATGGCTAAACTTTTTATCTAAAAAGGAAAAGATTGCCGTCTCTGAGTACAAATTATTACTCATTCTCCTTGCTCCTTTCGCCCCACATATAACTGAGGAGATTTGGGAAATATTAGGAGAAAAATTATCCATCCATTTTCAAATGCTTCCATCTGTAGATGAAAACTCAATGGTTCAGAAGTATTTACGAATCCCTATTCAGGTAAATGGAAAGGTACGGGCCGTACTTCAGGTCTCAAATTCTGAGCTCGAAAAAGATAAAATTGTCAAAAAAGCACTATTAGAGGGCTCTGTGACAAGGCATATTGAAGGCAAGGCATATGAGATTATCTACCTTGAGGGAAAGGTGCTCAATTTCGTACTTTCTTCATAA
- a CDS encoding tyrosine--tRNA ligase: MTTDDKLKLVREVGEEIIQEEELKKLLESGEELTAYDGFEPSGQIHIAQGLLRAINVNKMTKAGIKFKMWVADWHAMANNKMGGDLDKIQTVGKYFIEVWKACGMDMTKVEFHWASEMAKNSDYWKLVVQVGKSNALKRFVRTAEMMGREESLDNLTGAHIIYSCMQVADIFMLGAKITQLGMDQRKLNMLAREIGPQLGFWKPVVVSHHMLMGLGKPPTDIGNQISAVNGPTTDDRPLKTQSAMTRAIALKMSKSHPDSAIFMTDTTEDIKRKLNKAWCLEGEVKDNPVLEYCKYIIFESVDSMTIVRPEKFGGNLTVTSYEDLENKFAAKEIHPQDLKVSVASELDKLLQPVREHFEKNEEAKKLLERVISFQVTR; the protein is encoded by the coding sequence ATGACAACTGACGATAAACTTAAATTAGTACGAGAGGTCGGCGAAGAAATAATTCAGGAGGAAGAGCTCAAAAAACTCCTTGAATCAGGTGAAGAACTGACTGCTTACGACGGTTTTGAACCTTCTGGACAAATCCACATCGCTCAAGGACTCCTTCGAGCGATCAATGTAAATAAAATGACCAAGGCCGGAATCAAGTTTAAGATGTGGGTTGCCGACTGGCACGCCATGGCAAACAATAAAATGGGTGGAGACCTCGACAAAATTCAGACGGTCGGAAAGTACTTCATCGAGGTTTGGAAAGCCTGCGGAATGGATATGACGAAGGTGGAGTTTCACTGGGCATCTGAAATGGCAAAGAACTCCGACTACTGGAAGTTAGTTGTTCAGGTGGGCAAATCTAACGCCCTTAAACGCTTTGTGAGAACCGCGGAGATGATGGGACGCGAGGAGTCTCTGGACAATCTTACCGGCGCTCATATTATCTACTCCTGTATGCAGGTCGCGGACATTTTCATGCTTGGAGCTAAAATAACTCAACTCGGAATGGACCAGCGCAAACTAAATATGCTTGCCCGTGAGATCGGTCCCCAACTTGGATTTTGGAAACCGGTTGTCGTAAGTCACCATATGCTCATGGGACTTGGTAAGCCCCCAACAGATATCGGCAATCAGATATCGGCCGTCAATGGTCCGACAACAGACGACCGACCACTGAAAACTCAGAGCGCTATGACCAGAGCTATCGCTCTGAAGATGTCCAAGTCACATCCCGACTCAGCGATCTTCATGACCGATACAACTGAAGATATTAAACGAAAACTTAACAAAGCTTGGTGTCTAGAGGGTGAAGTAAAGGACAATCCTGTTCTAGAATATTGCAAATACATCATTTTTGAGAGTGTTGATTCTATGACTATTGTTCGACCGGAAAAGTTCGGTGGAAATCTCACCGTAACTTCGTATGAGGATCTAGAAAATAAGTTTGCGGCAAAAGAAATTCACCCACAGGATCTCAAAGTTTCTGTCGCGTCAGAACTTGACAAACTATTACAACCAGTGCGAGAGCATTTTGAGAAAAATGAAGAGGCAAAAAAACTCTTAGAAAGAGTGATATCCTTTCAAGTCACCCGATGA
- a CDS encoding RNA-binding protein, translating to MSNKLYVGNLLYEVTEDQLRTYFEKVGPVVSTSIIRFKDSGRSKGFGFVEMETEEGAQQGLELNGQDFEGRRLIVSEARPPKVNTFDDN from the coding sequence GTGTCAAATAAACTCTACGTAGGAAATCTTCTCTATGAAGTTACCGAGGATCAGCTTCGCACATACTTCGAGAAGGTTGGCCCCGTGGTTTCTACAAGCATCATTCGTTTCAAGGACTCGGGTAGATCAAAAGGATTTGGTTTTGTCGAGATGGAGACGGAAGAAGGAGCTCAACAAGGTTTAGAGCTCAATGGCCAGGATTTTGAGGGAAGAAGACTCATCGTCTCCGAAGCACGCCCGCCGAAAGTAAACACATTCGATGATAACTAG
- a CDS encoding GGDEF domain-containing protein, which yields MAEGQETPRLVKPTKHPEQVAGYVAKGAPEKLAREIVADKIIGGRRVKKLEELAMVDPLTGAFNRRYFNEELQDAFNLTSREQSDGIRTQIGVLILDLDRFKSVNDRFSHMEGDRVLKLFADSIKGKIREEDVFARLGGEEFGLIIRESHKLTPEDLVKMVDRYRKTIAEKVMTGHVAGPKNESVTTSVGLVLFPNGAHIERPQDLVHCADQALYQAKANGRNQVVKFEGIDDNGTPQFSNVEVSPKG from the coding sequence ATGGCAGAAGGACAAGAAACACCACGATTAGTAAAGCCAACAAAACATCCAGAACAGGTTGCGGGTTATGTTGCAAAAGGTGCTCCAGAAAAACTTGCTCGAGAAATTGTGGCAGATAAAATTATAGGTGGAAGGCGTGTAAAGAAGCTTGAGGAGTTAGCAATGGTAGATCCGCTAACCGGAGCTTTTAACAGACGATATTTTAATGAGGAATTGCAGGACGCATTCAATCTTACGAGTCGAGAACAAAGTGATGGCATTAGGACGCAAATCGGAGTACTGATATTAGATCTCGATAGATTTAAAAGCGTAAATGATCGTTTTTCACATATGGAAGGGGACAGAGTTTTAAAATTATTTGCCGACAGCATTAAGGGTAAGATCCGAGAGGAAGATGTATTTGCGAGGCTTGGAGGGGAAGAGTTCGGACTCATAATTAGGGAGTCTCATAAACTAACGCCAGAGGATTTGGTTAAGATGGTCGATCGTTACAGGAAAACAATTGCGGAAAAAGTCATGACCGGCCATGTTGCCGGACCCAAAAACGAGTCTGTCACGACCAGTGTAGGTCTCGTTCTCTTTCCAAACGGTGCCCATATCGAGCGGCCTCAAGATCTCGTTCATTGTGCGGATCAAGCACTCTATCAAGCAAAAGCAAACGGAAGAAACCAAGTTGTGAAGTTTGAGGGAATTGACGATAACGGAACTCCTCAGTTTTCTAACGTCGAGGTATCTCCTAAGGGTTGA
- the trpS gene encoding tryptophan--tRNA ligase, whose protein sequence is MKKRVLSGIRATGRLHLGNYLGAVKGMLELQENPDYETLYMVADLHTVTTPYDVEELKANRREVYLEYLACGLDPKKSIIFFQSDVPEHTELAFYFSSVATIARMQHLPTYKDKVKQYPQDNTMALLNYPLLMSADILIYKANFVPVGIDQEPHLEVAREIARKMNDKYGLSFPEPKRFASEGEYIPSLKGEGKMSKSVEGSFINLTDSFEEVQKKVRSMPTATVAGGEMNAGIKALFTLADIYLSESVGEYKKKFEAGTLQFSDLKDSLAQAIFEKLKPIQNKRIELEANPEYIAQLIQEGARKAREIASQTVAEVKNAMGLCS, encoded by the coding sequence ATGAAAAAAAGAGTATTATCTGGAATTCGAGCGACAGGAAGACTCCATCTTGGGAACTATCTCGGTGCGGTCAAAGGAATGCTGGAACTTCAGGAAAATCCTGATTACGAAACGCTCTATATGGTTGCGGATCTCCACACCGTAACAACACCATATGATGTTGAGGAGCTGAAGGCGAATAGGAGAGAGGTTTATCTTGAGTACCTTGCCTGTGGTCTCGATCCAAAGAAAAGTATTATTTTTTTCCAGTCCGATGTTCCGGAACACACGGAGTTAGCGTTTTATTTTTCATCGGTTGCTACCATTGCGAGAATGCAGCATCTTCCCACCTATAAAGATAAGGTGAAGCAGTATCCGCAGGATAACACCATGGCTCTTCTAAACTACCCGTTGTTGATGTCTGCAGACATTCTCATTTACAAAGCGAATTTCGTGCCGGTTGGGATTGATCAGGAGCCACATCTTGAGGTAGCCCGCGAGATTGCTCGGAAGATGAATGATAAGTATGGTCTGAGTTTCCCCGAGCCTAAGCGTTTTGCTTCTGAGGGTGAATATATTCCATCTTTGAAAGGTGAAGGAAAGATGAGTAAGTCGGTGGAGGGAAGCTTCATTAATCTTACGGACTCATTTGAGGAAGTCCAGAAAAAAGTACGATCGATGCCCACGGCCACGGTGGCTGGTGGTGAAATGAATGCCGGCATTAAGGCACTCTTTACGCTTGCAGATATATATCTTTCAGAGTCGGTTGGAGAATATAAAAAGAAGTTTGAGGCTGGTACTTTGCAGTTTTCCGACCTGAAAGATTCGCTTGCTCAGGCAATCTTCGAAAAACTGAAACCTATACAGAATAAAAGAATAGAACTTGAAGCAAACCCTGAGTATATTGCACAATTAATTCAAGAAGGTGCGCGAAAAGCACGAGAGATCGCATCCCAAACCGTTGCTGAGGTTAAAAATGCGATGGGTCTCTGTTCATGA